The Microbacterium sp. LWO12-1.2 genome includes a window with the following:
- a CDS encoding succinylglutamate desuccinylase/aspartoacylase family protein: protein MSSLDDSADIVIPVAGSPGIAMRVSRGRSPGPTLTILGGVHGDEFEGQLAAALIAETLGPQIERGELRVIPRANPIAAASQTRHTPDDDKNLARCFPGSPDGTTTERIARALTESAVEGSDVLIDLHSAGRALKMPLMIGYDAADAHRCAPLAAAFGVPIIWEHDVIGPGRSISTAADRGIAALYVECSGGGTVRREELEALVGGVRRVAVALGMVDGEVVDGAAPRTIRGGDGNLDASITCSGAGIAVLFVDVAQEVAAGATLAEIRGADGQLRESLTAPFASLVMAVRRDAPVVQGDFIAMLAPLHGAGPQ, encoded by the coding sequence ATGAGCTCACTGGACGACAGCGCCGACATCGTGATTCCGGTGGCGGGGTCTCCTGGAATCGCGATGCGTGTCTCTCGCGGTCGCTCACCGGGGCCAACGCTGACGATCCTCGGTGGAGTCCACGGCGACGAATTCGAAGGGCAGCTCGCTGCAGCGCTCATCGCCGAGACGCTTGGTCCGCAGATCGAGAGGGGAGAGCTCCGGGTCATCCCGCGCGCAAACCCGATCGCAGCAGCGAGCCAGACGCGTCACACCCCTGATGACGACAAGAATCTCGCGCGGTGCTTTCCTGGTAGTCCGGACGGCACGACGACTGAACGCATCGCGCGGGCGCTGACGGAATCAGCGGTGGAGGGATCGGACGTCCTCATCGACCTGCACTCGGCCGGGAGGGCACTGAAGATGCCGCTGATGATCGGATATGACGCCGCCGACGCCCATCGGTGCGCCCCGCTTGCCGCCGCCTTCGGTGTTCCGATCATCTGGGAACACGATGTGATCGGTCCGGGGCGGAGCATCAGCACCGCAGCGGATCGTGGCATCGCGGCACTCTATGTCGAGTGCTCGGGCGGAGGCACAGTCAGGCGCGAGGAGCTGGAGGCGTTGGTTGGGGGAGTGCGTCGGGTCGCAGTCGCTCTCGGCATGGTCGACGGCGAGGTCGTAGATGGTGCTGCCCCGCGAACCATCCGCGGCGGCGACGGCAATCTCGACGCGTCGATCACGTGCAGCGGGGCGGGGATCGCCGTCTTGTTCGTCGATGTCGCACAAGAGGTCGCCGCCGGTGCGACGCTTGCCGAGATCCGGGGCGCTGACGGGCAACTGCGAGAATCTTTGACCGCCCCGTTCGCCTCGCTTGTGATGGCCGTGCGCAGGGATGCGCCCGTCGTTCAGGGCGATTTCATCGCCATGCTGGCGCCACTGCACGGTGCGGGTCCGCAGTAG
- a CDS encoding ABC transporter ATP-binding protein, which yields MNTEPQDPLLHVDDLRVEFGDPREPLEVIRGVSLRVEAGRTMGIVGESGSGKSVTVMSLLGLLPKAGRVTAGTAHFMGRDLLQLSERQLQSVRGGEIGMIFQDPMTALNPIMSIGQQIDESLKRHSLDLNKRGRQKRILELLDMVRIPRPDQRVNQYPHELSGGMRQRVMIAIAMANSPRLILADEPTTALDVTVQAQILRLLLEVQRESDAALVLITHDLGVIAEVADHATVMYAGTVVETGTVRDVFHRPSHPYTTGLLQSRLTLTTGERHELPTIPGQPPDLRLLPTGCAYRSRCHIAGSRDICRTDRPSLIDVEPAHASACFFADELAVPQGVNP from the coding sequence ATGAATACAGAGCCGCAAGACCCCCTGCTCCACGTCGATGATCTGCGCGTCGAATTCGGAGACCCGAGGGAACCGCTGGAAGTGATTCGGGGTGTATCCCTCCGCGTCGAAGCCGGGCGGACGATGGGAATCGTCGGCGAATCAGGATCCGGCAAGAGCGTCACCGTGATGTCTCTCCTGGGGCTCCTGCCCAAAGCGGGTCGGGTCACCGCGGGTACGGCTCATTTCATGGGCCGAGACCTGCTGCAGCTGTCCGAACGTCAACTGCAGAGTGTTCGCGGAGGGGAGATCGGAATGATCTTCCAGGACCCGATGACTGCGTTGAACCCGATCATGTCGATCGGTCAGCAGATCGATGAGAGTCTGAAGCGACATTCCCTCGACCTCAACAAGCGGGGCCGGCAGAAGCGGATTCTCGAGCTGCTGGACATGGTCCGGATCCCCAGACCGGATCAACGGGTGAACCAGTACCCGCACGAACTCTCCGGCGGTATGCGTCAGCGAGTGATGATCGCGATCGCGATGGCCAATAGCCCTCGACTCATTCTGGCGGATGAACCAACGACCGCCCTCGACGTCACCGTGCAGGCTCAGATATTGCGGCTTCTCCTTGAGGTGCAGCGAGAATCGGATGCCGCGCTCGTGCTCATCACCCACGATCTCGGAGTGATTGCGGAAGTCGCGGACCACGCCACGGTGATGTATGCCGGCACCGTCGTCGAAACAGGGACCGTACGTGATGTCTTCCACCGGCCGTCGCACCCGTATACAACAGGGTTGCTCCAGTCTCGGTTGACACTCACCACAGGCGAGCGTCACGAATTGCCCACCATTCCTGGTCAGCCGCCGGATCTCAGGTTGCTCCCGACAGGATGCGCCTACCGTTCTCGGTGCCACATCGCGGGATCGCGCGACATCTGTCGAACAGACCGGCCTTCCTTGATCGACGTCGAGCCAGCGCACGCCTCAGCGTGCTTCTTCGCCGACGAGCTCGCAGTGCCGCAGGGAGTGAACCCATGA
- a CDS encoding SDR family NAD(P)-dependent oxidoreductase: MPTDSHVAVITGASSGIGAAAARAFNAAGYRVALAHEPTDEARRLGAEVIATLPRPEIECVGVEADLLDPAAPVHLISSAAEHWGRIDVVVANAARTFRGPFFETELNEWDAISRVNVRSTWLLARESRDHLLSTRGSFIAVSSVLATLGSADALAYTTSKAAISGMIRSLARELGPFGVRANCVSPGAIQTEREATLHGTGRELDESITAHQAIKRRGQAADVAAAILFLAGEDAAFITGQDLVVDGGWLMR; encoded by the coding sequence ATGCCCACGGATTCCCACGTTGCAGTCATCACCGGCGCATCCAGCGGTATCGGCGCGGCTGCAGCACGCGCATTCAATGCGGCCGGTTATCGTGTCGCTCTCGCGCACGAACCCACCGATGAGGCGCGCAGACTCGGGGCTGAGGTGATCGCAACCCTGCCCCGACCTGAAATCGAGTGCGTCGGTGTCGAGGCTGATCTTCTCGACCCTGCCGCGCCTGTCCACCTGATCAGCTCCGCGGCCGAGCACTGGGGGCGGATCGACGTCGTCGTCGCAAATGCCGCGCGGACATTTCGTGGACCATTCTTCGAGACGGAGCTGAACGAGTGGGACGCGATCTCACGCGTGAACGTTCGAAGCACGTGGTTGCTGGCAAGAGAATCAAGAGATCATCTGTTGAGCACGAGAGGATCATTCATCGCGGTCTCGTCTGTGCTGGCCACTCTCGGGTCAGCGGACGCGCTGGCGTACACGACGTCCAAGGCTGCCATCTCGGGGATGATTCGCTCCCTCGCACGGGAACTGGGCCCCTTCGGTGTCAGGGCGAACTGCGTCTCGCCCGGCGCGATCCAGACCGAACGGGAAGCCACCCTTCACGGCACAGGCCGAGAGCTCGACGAGTCGATCACCGCACACCAGGCGATCAAACGCCGTGGACAAGCCGCGGACGTGGCCGCGGCAATCCTCTTCCTGGCTGGCGAAGACGCCGCCTTCATAACCGGCCAGGATCTCGTGGTCGACGGCGGGTGGCTGATGCGCTGA
- a CDS encoding dihydrodipicolinate synthase family protein: protein MRSASSELFHCMKSRFQYSIILSVLDLRRGTQRMPISVQNLSARGGVVTPIVTPLNTDHSIDADSLTRLVRSIARAGADGILVLGSTGEGGHLTFDEQQHVVRIARDAEAELILIATVPALNTRQAERMAGAFTHLGADAILSAPTFAFDLSASELELHFRALSRATTAPLIAYQVPSRAPASIDAETLARLALDGVIAGVKDSSGSLESHAAFAEATKDVDGFVRMSGSETDLVKASAAGFTTFVPGLSNIVAPVHAALVQALAVSDLETAHRLDSALSAYAALYTTPDEGAGRTSRAIGALKAALTRLGLIDGPTLSFPMQEQPGMDQHARRAVAMIDETHLVGVA from the coding sequence TTGCGGAGCGCGTCATCCGAATTGTTCCATTGCATGAAATCGAGATTTCAATATAGCATCATCTTGTCAGTTCTCGACCTACGCAGAGGAACCCAACGAATGCCCATTTCAGTCCAGAACTTGTCGGCCCGAGGCGGCGTCGTCACTCCGATTGTGACTCCGCTCAACACCGACCACAGCATTGACGCGGACAGTCTCACCCGCCTCGTCCGATCAATCGCCCGCGCCGGCGCCGACGGGATCCTCGTCCTCGGGTCGACGGGAGAAGGCGGGCATCTGACTTTCGATGAACAGCAGCACGTCGTGCGCATCGCCCGCGACGCAGAGGCAGAGCTCATCCTCATCGCGACGGTTCCCGCGCTCAACACCCGGCAAGCCGAGCGCATGGCTGGTGCATTCACTCACCTGGGCGCGGACGCGATCCTGTCCGCGCCGACTTTCGCGTTCGACCTTTCTGCATCGGAACTCGAGTTGCACTTCCGTGCGCTCTCGCGAGCAACCACCGCTCCGCTCATCGCCTATCAGGTGCCGAGTCGCGCCCCGGCGTCCATCGATGCGGAGACGCTCGCTCGGCTCGCGCTCGACGGCGTGATCGCGGGAGTCAAAGACAGCTCGGGCTCGTTGGAGAGCCACGCCGCTTTTGCTGAGGCGACCAAAGATGTCGACGGGTTCGTGCGCATGTCCGGCAGCGAGACGGATCTCGTCAAGGCGTCCGCGGCAGGGTTCACCACCTTCGTGCCGGGGCTCTCCAACATCGTGGCCCCGGTCCATGCGGCACTCGTGCAGGCGCTTGCCGTTTCTGACCTTGAGACAGCTCATCGTCTCGATTCCGCGCTGAGTGCGTACGCTGCTCTCTACACGACCCCTGATGAGGGCGCGGGCCGAACATCCCGGGCCATCGGGGCGCTCAAGGCCGCGCTCACCCGACTCGGCCTGATCGACGGGCCGACCTTGAGCTTCCCCATGCAGGAGCAGCCTGGGATGGACCAACATGCACGACGGGCGGTCGCGATGATCGATGAGACCCACCTCGTAGGCGTTGCATGA
- a CDS encoding RidA family protein, which yields MRKALSTPHSEATLPFSSAVWAGDLLFVSGQASVDESGAYVEDTFEGEFLRSISKLQEILSWAGLSMDDVVQVTAYLADESDRAEYNALYRGSFGVPYPARTSIVCGIANLKFELDAVAYRSKSPESRIEQGEEEHG from the coding sequence ATGCGTAAGGCGCTCTCCACTCCGCACAGCGAGGCAACGCTTCCGTTCTCCTCGGCAGTCTGGGCGGGGGACTTGCTCTTCGTGTCCGGCCAGGCCTCCGTCGATGAGTCTGGTGCGTACGTCGAAGACACGTTCGAGGGTGAGTTCCTGCGGTCCATTTCGAAGCTGCAGGAGATACTCTCCTGGGCGGGGCTCAGTATGGATGACGTTGTTCAGGTGACCGCGTACCTCGCGGACGAGTCCGACCGTGCCGAGTACAACGCCCTCTATCGTGGATCATTCGGGGTACCCTATCCTGCGCGGACGAGCATCGTATGCGGGATCGCAAACCTCAAATTCGAGCTCGACGCTGTGGCTTACCGGTCGAAGTCCCCGGAAAGCCGCATCGAGCAGGGAGAGGAAGAACATGGCTGA
- a CDS encoding PLP-dependent lyase/thiolase, giving the protein MTGIWRWAAHLPHIEDMNRVTLGEGDTPLIDVSGSLSARFNGARVLLKCEHLNPSGSFKDRIAAVAASLVLARGLTGAIGTSSGNGGAAIAAYAAAAGFPAILLTLPDAPPGKLRQITATGGRLQPFEGLGHDAASTLAVAQTVKAIAAERRWLAFLTGARFAPEIMRGAETIAFELAEQSAEATAVYAPVGGGGLIASLARGYGRLGARRPALRAVQPAGNPTVRASLDTDGKSSVDRSSTVLSGLQVAILFDDVRTALSEPRDGLVEIEDDDAQQAQADLARAGILLEPAGACALAGALREADLYDDRDTIVLIATGAGWKTPDDFTSTDRTAVPPLSSVGEVGALLDAASPGGTARRMK; this is encoded by the coding sequence ATGACGGGGATCTGGCGGTGGGCAGCCCACCTCCCTCATATAGAGGACATGAACAGAGTCACTCTGGGAGAGGGGGATACTCCGCTCATTGACGTGTCCGGCAGCCTCAGTGCCAGATTCAATGGTGCTCGGGTTCTGTTGAAGTGTGAGCACCTCAACCCCAGCGGCTCGTTCAAGGACCGCATCGCGGCGGTCGCCGCATCCCTGGTACTCGCGCGGGGCCTCACAGGAGCGATCGGCACCTCGTCAGGAAACGGCGGCGCCGCGATCGCCGCCTACGCCGCAGCAGCCGGATTTCCGGCCATCTTGCTCACGCTTCCAGACGCGCCCCCTGGCAAGCTCCGGCAAATCACGGCAACCGGTGGACGCCTTCAGCCGTTCGAGGGACTCGGACACGATGCCGCCAGCACTCTGGCTGTGGCCCAAACCGTCAAAGCCATCGCCGCGGAGCGCCGATGGCTCGCCTTTCTCACCGGCGCCCGTTTCGCCCCGGAGATCATGCGAGGGGCGGAGACGATCGCGTTCGAGCTGGCCGAACAATCGGCTGAAGCAACCGCGGTGTACGCGCCGGTCGGTGGCGGTGGCCTGATCGCGTCGCTCGCTCGGGGGTACGGTCGCCTCGGTGCACGACGCCCGGCGCTCAGGGCTGTCCAGCCGGCCGGCAACCCGACGGTGAGAGCCTCACTCGACACCGACGGAAAGTCCTCCGTCGACAGGTCATCGACCGTGCTGTCCGGGCTGCAGGTGGCTATTCTCTTCGACGACGTCCGCACCGCTCTCTCCGAACCCCGAGATGGACTCGTGGAGATCGAGGACGACGACGCTCAGCAGGCGCAAGCCGATCTCGCCCGCGCAGGCATTCTTCTGGAACCTGCCGGCGCGTGCGCGCTGGCAGGTGCGCTGCGTGAGGCGGACCTGTACGACGACAGGGATACGATCGTGCTCATCGCGACGGGAGCTGGATGGAAGACCCCCGACGATTTCACATCGACCGATCGCACAGCGGTGCCGCCGCTCAGTTCCGTCGGCGAAGTGGGGGCTCTCTTGGATGCGGCTTCGCCCGGCGGAACCGCGAGGAGGATGAAATGA
- a CDS encoding M81 family metallopeptidase: protein MKRIAVLGLGHETNTFSNDLATGELYADGGIQRGDEIIEVHAQSQSTYAGFLAPLARSDVELVPLLAAWTNPRGRIEKRAFDSLLSEMTSLLDAGGEWDAILLNLHGAAVAEDVEEADLRIAQAVHERSGGAPIGLVVDMHANLSPGIAELVDVLMPYQTNPHVDPAQRGLACRGALLGILDGAPRPTVHIESIPLAVNIVRQDTSEQPMRGLLDQARTIATREAALDVSILEGFPYADVKQMGMSVSVTHPGGADAAKRAARLMAKAVWEVRRDLQGGGVDIPSALAESSSRQPGDPVLLLDVGDNVGGGGPGDTTHLLAAAIAIGAHDLVFTIQDPAAAVSLATAAIGSKVSALVGGWSSEQAGEPVELAGELISATNGIYEEPVVAHGGLRHFDTGTTVAVKTLHNLIVVVTSKLVQPVSMMQLTSHGIDPATLRGIVAKGVNGPRAGFESHTRGHVAVDTPGITRLSIEGLPYRRRARPMYPFEHTEFDPERHANA, encoded by the coding sequence GTGAAGCGGATCGCCGTCCTCGGGTTGGGGCATGAGACCAATACGTTCTCCAACGACTTGGCGACCGGGGAGCTGTACGCAGACGGAGGGATCCAACGAGGCGACGAGATCATCGAGGTTCATGCCCAGTCGCAGTCGACGTACGCAGGCTTCTTGGCGCCATTGGCGCGATCGGACGTCGAGCTCGTCCCCCTTCTGGCGGCGTGGACGAACCCCCGCGGGCGAATCGAGAAGCGTGCTTTCGACAGCCTCTTGTCTGAGATGACCTCGTTGCTCGATGCCGGCGGCGAGTGGGACGCGATCCTCCTCAACCTGCATGGCGCTGCTGTTGCGGAAGACGTCGAAGAAGCAGATTTGCGGATCGCCCAAGCTGTTCACGAACGATCCGGTGGCGCGCCGATCGGACTCGTCGTCGACATGCACGCCAACTTGTCACCAGGCATCGCGGAGCTCGTCGATGTCCTCATGCCCTACCAGACCAACCCGCACGTCGATCCTGCTCAGCGCGGGCTCGCCTGTCGCGGAGCACTGCTCGGAATCTTGGACGGCGCACCGAGGCCGACCGTCCACATCGAGAGCATCCCACTTGCCGTCAACATCGTGAGACAGGACACCAGCGAACAGCCGATGCGCGGACTGCTCGACCAGGCGAGGACGATCGCCACCCGAGAAGCAGCCCTGGACGTGAGCATCCTGGAGGGTTTCCCGTACGCAGATGTGAAACAGATGGGGATGTCCGTATCCGTTACTCATCCAGGGGGAGCCGACGCGGCAAAGCGGGCGGCCAGGCTGATGGCGAAGGCCGTCTGGGAGGTGAGACGGGACTTGCAAGGCGGAGGCGTGGATATCCCGTCAGCGCTGGCTGAGTCGAGCTCCAGGCAACCGGGTGACCCGGTGCTCCTTCTCGACGTGGGTGACAATGTCGGAGGTGGTGGGCCGGGCGACACGACGCACCTGCTCGCGGCCGCGATCGCGATCGGTGCACACGACCTCGTCTTCACCATCCAAGACCCGGCAGCGGCGGTCAGTCTTGCGACGGCGGCCATCGGCAGCAAAGTGAGTGCGCTGGTAGGCGGGTGGTCGAGCGAGCAAGCCGGCGAACCTGTCGAGCTGGCCGGTGAGCTCATCTCCGCAACGAACGGCATCTATGAAGAGCCTGTCGTGGCCCATGGCGGGTTGCGGCACTTCGATACGGGGACAACCGTTGCGGTCAAGACGCTCCACAATCTCATCGTCGTCGTCACATCGAAACTGGTGCAGCCCGTCAGCATGATGCAGTTGACTTCGCACGGAATCGATCCGGCCACGCTCCGCGGGATCGTCGCAAAGGGCGTGAACGGCCCGCGTGCAGGTTTCGAGTCACACACCCGGGGCCATGTGGCCGTCGACACGCCCGGGATAACGAGGCTCTCGATCGAGGGCCTCCCGTACCGTCGCCGGGCCAGGCCGATGTACCCGTTCGAGCACACCGAATTCGATCCTGAAAGGCATGCCAATGCGTAA
- a CDS encoding SMP-30/gluconolactonase/LRE family protein codes for MSGSTSSKSVRVLSAAPRCALAESPRWSEEGWWWVDVEVGDIWNLARSSLPRGQPSAVRAFTFGRRVSYVQPLQKSGLLLAVGADIVELGRHQGGARKRASIPVMTGEVLNDGALHADGTLVIGSVGPNRRADGWLWSVSARGRVTRIAGPFSMSNGMTWSSGEMLLHADSGTRTIWAHTFRDGSIRRSEEFAKFEERDGMPDGICGDGFGGVWVAMYGAGVVHHLDSAGRRQGTIEVGTAQVTSVARGGDGGHTLLITTAREGAPDHSDVDPLAGRLFHVDVV; via the coding sequence GTGAGTGGTTCAACGTCGTCGAAGAGCGTGCGCGTGCTCTCGGCGGCGCCCCGATGCGCGCTTGCCGAGAGCCCGCGCTGGTCGGAGGAGGGGTGGTGGTGGGTCGACGTCGAGGTCGGTGACATCTGGAACCTTGCGCGATCCTCGCTGCCGCGGGGCCAACCCTCTGCGGTGAGGGCCTTCACGTTCGGGCGCAGGGTCTCCTACGTCCAGCCCCTGCAGAAGTCCGGGCTGCTCCTCGCTGTCGGCGCCGACATCGTCGAGCTGGGTCGGCATCAAGGCGGCGCACGGAAGCGCGCGAGCATCCCCGTGATGACTGGTGAGGTGCTGAACGATGGTGCTCTGCACGCCGACGGCACACTCGTGATCGGATCGGTTGGACCGAACCGTCGGGCTGACGGATGGCTGTGGTCGGTCTCTGCCCGAGGCAGGGTGACCCGTATTGCCGGACCGTTCTCGATGAGCAACGGAATGACATGGTCGAGTGGAGAGATGCTCCTGCATGCGGACTCAGGGACGCGCACGATCTGGGCGCACACCTTTCGAGACGGATCGATCCGTCGGAGCGAGGAGTTCGCGAAGTTCGAAGAGCGCGACGGCATGCCCGACGGAATCTGCGGTGATGGGTTCGGAGGGGTGTGGGTGGCGATGTATGGCGCTGGTGTCGTCCATCACCTCGACTCCGCCGGTAGGCGACAAGGAACCATAGAGGTGGGCACCGCCCAAGTCACCAGCGTCGCCCGAGGGGGAGATGGCGGCCACACGCTGCTCATCACGACCGCACGTGAGGGTGCTCCCGATCACTCCGATGTCGACCCACTTGCCGGTCGACTGTTTCACGTGGACGTCGTCTGA
- a CDS encoding IclR family transcriptional regulator codes for MAEPAADGSYSIRAVDRVCDLLDLAADSPAGLSLSDAAQGASIPKSTAFRYLAALEARQYLERDPSTSTYRLGLAFRATDPRGRERLLDVAEPIIEALRDECGETTNVGVLDGGFVVHELVAESPQMMRLAARVGDRGFVHSTALGKAICAQLPEDRVVAILRAKGMDPFTAKTITDEGRYLKELEKVRASGFGEDDAENQDGGRCVAAVIPISGLHCGISVSAPIERLPREKVAGIVEALQAAAAQIAEQVEPR; via the coding sequence ATGGCTGAGCCCGCGGCAGACGGTTCGTACTCGATTCGAGCAGTCGATCGTGTGTGCGACCTACTTGATCTCGCCGCCGATTCGCCGGCCGGGCTCTCGCTCAGCGACGCCGCCCAGGGTGCGTCCATTCCCAAGAGCACCGCCTTCCGCTATCTCGCGGCGCTCGAAGCGCGGCAGTACCTCGAACGAGACCCATCCACATCGACCTATCGGCTGGGGCTGGCGTTTCGCGCGACCGACCCGCGGGGGCGAGAGCGCCTGCTCGACGTGGCCGAGCCGATCATCGAGGCGCTCCGGGACGAATGCGGCGAGACGACGAATGTCGGCGTGCTCGACGGCGGATTCGTTGTTCACGAACTGGTCGCTGAGTCGCCTCAGATGATGCGGTTGGCTGCGCGAGTCGGAGATCGTGGATTTGTGCACAGCACCGCCCTCGGGAAAGCTATTTGTGCTCAGCTGCCCGAAGATCGAGTTGTCGCGATCCTTCGTGCGAAAGGCATGGATCCGTTCACAGCGAAGACGATCACCGACGAAGGGCGCTACCTCAAGGAGCTTGAGAAGGTCCGAGCCTCCGGATTCGGTGAGGACGATGCGGAGAATCAGGATGGGGGGCGTTGCGTTGCAGCGGTGATCCCCATCAGCGGCCTCCATTGCGGTATCAGCGTCAGCGCGCCCATCGAGCGACTGCCGAGGGAGAAAGTGGCTGGAATCGTGGAAGCGCTCCAGGCGGCGGCGGCGCAGATCGCCGAGCAAGTCGAGCCCCGCTGA
- a CDS encoding ABC transporter ATP-binding protein, translating into MNETILEVRGLSKDYPVARSAPWHPRRAVHAVTDVSFSIARGETLALVGESGCGKSTVGKSIMQFLPATSGEILLNGRDLAAMNRRELRRARQDLQYMFQDPYASLPSRMTIEEIISEPLVIHGIGSARTRRARAHELLGLVGLRSDLSTRYPHEFSGGQRQRVGLARALALEPEVLILDEPVSALDVSVQAQVINLLMRLQDELSLAYLFISHDLAVVRHLAHRVAVMYLGKVVEIGAVDDVFERPQHPYTHMLLGSVPVTDPDLRESSRRTSAIGELPDPMNPPSGCVFRTRCVRAEDVCSGHAPPLRTIAVGEPDVACYFPISENAVVAENAPAPAGYPAVDQ; encoded by the coding sequence ATGAACGAGACCATCCTCGAAGTGCGCGGGTTGAGCAAGGACTACCCCGTCGCGCGATCTGCACCGTGGCATCCTCGACGAGCGGTGCACGCCGTCACCGACGTGTCATTCTCCATCGCCAGGGGAGAGACCTTGGCGCTGGTCGGAGAGTCAGGATGCGGCAAGTCCACGGTCGGCAAGAGCATCATGCAGTTCCTTCCCGCGACCTCCGGTGAGATTCTCCTCAACGGCCGTGATCTGGCCGCAATGAATCGGCGAGAACTGCGTCGTGCGCGCCAAGATCTGCAGTACATGTTCCAGGACCCCTATGCGTCGCTGCCGTCTCGGATGACCATCGAGGAGATCATCAGCGAGCCACTCGTGATTCACGGAATCGGGTCAGCCAGGACCCGGCGTGCGCGCGCACACGAGTTGCTCGGCTTGGTCGGCCTCAGATCTGACCTTTCCACCCGTTATCCTCATGAGTTCTCCGGCGGCCAGCGTCAACGAGTGGGGCTCGCACGCGCACTCGCGCTGGAGCCGGAAGTGCTCATTCTCGATGAACCCGTCTCTGCTCTGGACGTGTCGGTGCAGGCGCAGGTCATCAACTTGCTCATGCGCCTTCAGGACGAGTTGTCGCTCGCCTACCTTTTCATCTCCCACGACCTGGCCGTCGTTCGCCATCTCGCCCACCGCGTCGCAGTGATGTACCTCGGCAAGGTTGTCGAGATCGGGGCAGTGGATGATGTGTTCGAGCGCCCCCAGCACCCGTACACCCACATGCTTCTCGGCTCCGTGCCGGTGACCGACCCCGACCTGAGGGAGAGCTCCCGTCGGACCTCGGCAATCGGCGAACTGCCGGATCCGATGAATCCTCCTTCCGGATGTGTGTTCCGCACGCGATGCGTACGAGCGGAAGATGTGTGTTCCGGCCACGCGCCGCCGCTCAGGACGATCGCCGTGGGCGAACCGGATGTGGCCTGCTACTTCCCCATCTCGGAGAACGCGGTAGTCGCCGAGAATGCGCCTGCTCCCGCCGGATATCCGGCGGTCGACCAGTGA